The following are encoded together in the Cynocephalus volans isolate mCynVol1 chromosome 4, mCynVol1.pri, whole genome shotgun sequence genome:
- the TAGLN gene encoding transgelin — MANKGPSYGMSREVQSKIEKKYDEELEERLVEWIVVQCGPDVGRPDRGRLGFQVWLKNGVILSKLVNSLYPDGSKPVKVPENPPSMVFKQMEQVAQFLKAAEDYGVTKTDMFQTVDLFEGKDMAAVQRTLMALGSLAVTKNDGHYRGDPNWFMKKAQEHKREFTESQLQEGKHVIGLQMGSNRGASQAGMTGYGRPRQIIS; from the exons ATGGCCAACAAGGGTCCTTCCTATGGCATGAGCCGCGAAGTGCAATCCAAAATTGAGAAGAAGTATGACGAGGAGCTGGAGGAACGGCTGGTGGAGTGGATTGTAGTGCAGTGTGGCCCTGATGTGGGCCGCCCAGACCGTGGGCGCCTGGGCTTCCAGGTCTGGCTGAAGAACGGCGTG ATTCTGAGCAAGCTGGTGAACAGCCTGTATCCTGATGGCTCCAAGCCAGTGAAGGTGCCTGAGAACCCACCCTCCATGGTCTTCAAGCAGATGGAGCAGGTGGCCCAGTTCCTGAAGGCAGCTGAGGACTATGGGGTCACCAAGACTGACATGTTCCAGACTGTTGACCTCTTTGAAG GCAAAGACATGGCAGCAGTGCAGAGGACCTTGATGGCTTTGGGCAGCTTGGCAGTGACCAAGAATGATGGTCACTACCGTGGAGATCCCAACTGGTTTATGAA GAAAGCGCAGGAGCACAAGAGGGAATTCACAGAGAGCCAGCTGCAGGAGGGAAAGCATGTCATTGGCCTTCAGATGGGCAGCAACAGAGGGGCCTCGCAGGCCGGCATGACAGGCTACGGACGACCCCGGCAGATCATCAGTTAG